From Anopheles arabiensis isolate DONGOLA chromosome 3, AaraD3, whole genome shotgun sequence, a single genomic window includes:
- the LOC120904481 gene encoding larval cuticle protein A2B-like isoform X2 encodes MYSKIIVVLALVAAVSAQSHYGHQQHYQPQHYHHEEEHHGPVHYEYNYDVHDDHTGDVHGQKEARKDDSTQGEYYLIDADGHKRTVTYHVEGKSGFIAEVHREPIKGYQVPQPQHHQYQPQYHHQAPAHHKY; translated from the exons ATGTATTCCAAG ATCATTGTTGTTCTGGCCCTTGTCGCCGCCGTTAGTGCTCAAAGCCACTACGGACATCAACAACACTACCAGCCCCAGCACTACCATCACGAAGAGGAGCATCACGGACCAGTGCACTACGAGTATAACTACGATGTGCATGATGACCACACCGGTGATGTTCACGGCCAGAAGGAGGCTCGTAAGGACGACTCTACTCAGGGCGAGTACTACCTGATCGATGCCGACGGTCACAAGCGTACCGTCACGTACCACGTTGAGGGCAAGAGCGGATTCATCGCGGAGGTGCACCGTGAGCCGATCAAGGGATACCAGGTACCGCAGCCACAGCACCACCAATATCAGCCGCAATACCATCATCAGGCTCCGGCTCACCACAAATACTAG